A genomic region of Caldanaerobius fijiensis DSM 17918 contains the following coding sequences:
- the metX gene encoding homoserine O-acetyltransferase MetX, whose translation MIVEKKYLHLSKDEVTFTTESGYTFDELTIAYEVYGEPDIYKNNVVLVLHALSGDSHAAGKYREDDKKAGWWDGLIGPGKYIDTNEYCVICSNVLGGCQGTTGPSSINPRTGKPYAADFPKINIRDMVRVQKILLDKLGISHLRAVIGGSMGGMQALEWAVTYPTMMDKTIVIAATPALSPFNIAFNYLGLSAILNDPNWNGGYYYESGLKPDKGLSLARMIGMITYKSDELFDVRFGREKDPSGMFQCERYMEHHGQSFLQRFDANTYVYILRAMNEHDISKPYGSMKRALQRIDSDVLVIGIDTDIIYPPKYLKEFVSNLNKVGGCAVYKELSSIQGHDSFLVDIDLLGPIVKSFIQQEQTNREAKIVEL comes from the coding sequence GTGATTGTTGAAAAAAAGTATCTTCACCTATCAAAAGATGAGGTTACATTTACAACGGAGAGCGGTTATACATTTGATGAACTTACTATAGCATATGAGGTTTACGGCGAGCCCGATATATATAAAAACAACGTTGTGCTGGTTTTACACGCACTGTCAGGCGACAGCCATGCTGCTGGAAAGTACAGAGAAGACGATAAAAAAGCCGGTTGGTGGGATGGCCTTATAGGGCCGGGAAAGTACATTGACACAAATGAGTATTGCGTCATATGCTCCAATGTCCTGGGTGGTTGCCAGGGCACTACTGGACCTTCATCGATCAATCCCAGGACGGGTAAGCCCTATGCCGCAGATTTCCCGAAAATAAACATAAGGGATATGGTGAGGGTTCAAAAGATATTGCTGGATAAGTTGGGGATATCCCATTTGAGAGCAGTTATAGGTGGCTCCATGGGTGGAATGCAGGCGTTAGAGTGGGCTGTCACATATCCAACTATGATGGATAAGACCATAGTTATAGCAGCGACGCCTGCGCTGTCGCCTTTCAACATAGCTTTTAATTATCTTGGGTTATCAGCGATACTAAATGACCCCAACTGGAATGGCGGTTATTATTATGAGAGCGGGCTTAAACCTGACAAGGGTCTTTCATTGGCTAGAATGATAGGCATGATAACGTATAAAAGCGATGAACTCTTTGATGTAAGGTTTGGCAGAGAAAAAGACCCCAGCGGTATGTTTCAGTGCGAAAGGTATATGGAACACCACGGTCAGTCATTTCTCCAGCGCTTTGATGCCAACACATATGTCTACATCTTAAGGGCCATGAATGAACACGACATATCCAAACCATATGGGTCCATGAAACGAGCTTTGCAGAGGATTGATTCCGATGTCCTGGTTATTGGTATAGATACGGATATAATATATCCGCCTAAATATTTGAAGGAGTTCGTGAGCAACCTCAATAAGGTAGGCGGCTGTGCTGTGTACAAGGAGCTTTCGTCAATTCAAGGGCATGATTCCTTTTTGGTTGATATAGACCTTCTGGGTCCTATTGTGAAGTCCTTCATACAACAGGAACAGACAAATAGGGAAGCAAAGATTGTGGAGCTATGA
- a CDS encoding adaptor protein MecA: MKIEKISDNKLRILITASDLRERDLEVEDLYRDDSKAHSLFWDIIYQAYLEESFDVDDSRLIIEVAPISSDSFVIIVTRIPNNIISKKIVGESATLKNVYSFDTLEDLVFLSHRILGLFRGNSTLYKYKEKYVLVMFGYVTKRVQAIISEYGHKENTSEALLCEHGNKIIDKKAIETLCQYF; this comes from the coding sequence ATGAAAATTGAAAAAATCAGCGACAACAAACTAAGGATCTTGATCACCGCCTCAGATTTAAGGGAACGAGATTTAGAAGTAGAAGACCTTTATCGCGACGACTCAAAAGCCCATTCCCTTTTCTGGGATATAATTTATCAGGCATACCTGGAAGAAAGCTTTGATGTAGATGATTCCAGACTGATAATAGAAGTGGCTCCGATTTCTTCTGACAGCTTTGTGATTATAGTTACAAGAATACCAAACAATATAATATCCAAAAAAATCGTGGGAGAAAGCGCAACATTAAAAAATGTTTACTCCTTTGACACCCTAGAAGATTTGGTATTTTTATCTCATAGAATACTAGGACTATTCCGGGGGAATAGCACCCTTTATAAATATAAAGAAAAATACGTACTTGTTATGTTCGGGTATGTCACTAAAAGGGTACAGGCGATTATATCTGAGTACGGTCATAAAGAAAATACTTCAGAGGCTCTGCTGTGCGAACATGGAAACAAGATAATTGATAAAAAAGCCATAGAAACCTTGTGCCAATATTTTTAA
- a CDS encoding HPr family phosphocarrier protein encodes MKRVNVDLHSIDRVKEFVEITSKYPFELDLISGRYVVDAKSIMGIFSLNLSKPIELVIHSDDEAEVAKFMEEIKEYVVK; translated from the coding sequence ATGAAAAGGGTAAATGTGGATCTCCACTCTATCGACAGAGTAAAAGAATTCGTTGAAATTACCAGCAAATATCCTTTTGAATTGGATCTGATATCAGGCAGGTATGTGGTAGATGCAAAGTCCATAATGGGTATTTTTAGCTTAAACTTAAGCAAACCTATTGAGTTGGTAATTCACAGCGATGATGAGGCAGAAGTAGCAAAATTTATGGAAGAAATTAAAGAATACGTAGTCAAGTAA
- a CDS encoding YesL family protein, protein MLGGFFNRWYYGNEHKPDLKEEDIPKGGIARFFDVLKTHFWKLVQLNILLVVFSVPVITIGPALAGFNYVLRNYSLGRPVWVWSDFKDGALKNLKDSFIVSIINAVAAIVLYINFRFYSTVKLAVISVLARYLILTISFVFILMNIYIFPLLVTYQLRIRDVYKNAFIFTIIKLPHTIGILLLCIAIVILSVFLAYLPLFFISLSFIGLIINVYCRSVFYEYIDSRMEQLENTNSTKESDENSKGGNE, encoded by the coding sequence ATGCTTGGCGGATTTTTTAATAGGTGGTATTATGGAAACGAGCACAAACCTGATTTAAAAGAAGAAGATATACCAAAGGGAGGAATTGCTCGTTTTTTTGATGTATTAAAGACGCACTTCTGGAAGCTCGTGCAATTGAACATTTTGCTGGTAGTTTTTAGTGTACCCGTCATAACCATTGGACCGGCATTGGCAGGTTTTAATTATGTTTTGAGGAATTATTCTTTAGGAAGACCTGTCTGGGTGTGGAGCGATTTTAAAGATGGCGCGTTAAAAAATTTAAAAGACAGTTTTATCGTATCCATCATCAACGCTGTAGCTGCCATTGTATTGTATATCAATTTTAGATTTTATTCCACAGTAAAACTGGCAGTAATAAGCGTATTGGCCAGATATCTGATTTTGACGATAAGCTTTGTGTTTATACTGATGAATATATACATATTTCCTCTGTTAGTCACTTATCAATTGAGGATAAGAGATGTCTATAAAAACGCATTTATATTTACGATAATAAAGCTTCCGCATACTATAGGTATTTTGCTTCTGTGTATAGCGATTGTGATTTTAAGCGTATTTCTGGCATATTTGCCCCTGTTTTTTATAAGCCTAAGCTTTATAGGCCTTATTATAAACGTCTACTGTAGATCGGTATTTTATGAATACATAGATAGCAGGATGGAACAGCTGGAAAACACGAACAGCACTAAAGAGAGCGATGAAAACAGCAAAGGAGGGAACGAATAG
- a CDS encoding DUF881 domain-containing protein: MKNKFMSTVLYLMIISIAFLSGLYTKGLMAYTHTKSENINNNRQQLMENVLNREKNLYKSYEAEINQLRSEIESLKNNKIVDNGLEQEYKRAKELAGMTEVRGKGIIIYISDKNAEAQISADNLLEYLNIIKYAGAKAISINNQRIVATTGIYQAGPNMLVNKVPINSIGDYDYVIKAIGDPDQLYSFARVTNGLYDYLASLKINVKIEKSDDIIIPAYNGSTIIKYSKSID; this comes from the coding sequence ATGAAAAATAAATTCATGAGCACGGTGTTGTACTTGATGATAATATCTATAGCTTTTTTGTCAGGACTATACACAAAAGGCCTTATGGCATACACCCATACGAAAAGCGAAAATATAAATAATAACAGACAGCAGCTGATGGAAAATGTACTGAACAGAGAAAAAAACTTATATAAATCCTATGAAGCCGAGATTAATCAACTAAGAAGTGAAATAGAGAGTTTAAAAAACAACAAAATTGTAGATAACGGTTTGGAACAGGAATATAAAAGAGCAAAAGAGCTGGCAGGAATGACAGAGGTAAGGGGAAAAGGCATTATAATCTATATATCGGATAAAAACGCCGAAGCACAGATCAGTGCTGATAATTTACTGGAGTATTTAAATATTATAAAGTACGCAGGCGCCAAAGCCATTTCTATAAATAACCAGCGGATCGTAGCTACTACAGGAATTTATCAGGCAGGGCCCAACATGCTTGTAAATAAAGTACCTATAAACAGTATTGGTGATTACGATTATGTTATAAAGGCCATAGGTGATCCAGATCAATTGTATTCTTTTGCCCGCGTAACCAATGGCTTGTATGATTATCTGGCGTCGCTTAAAATAAATGTCAAAATCGAAAAAAGCGATGACATCATTATACCCGCTTACAATGGATCAACAATAATAAAATATTCGAAATCCATCGATTGA
- a CDS encoding DUF881 domain-containing protein, producing the protein MEKMRVRIKKSLLISFVVAFLLLYSSYKPSARAIDESDDQNVISAIVQLEQSIQLLEDEINDLKAQIEKYKQNANVNSLLISEKEKAEILAGITDVQGPGIIISLNDSKAYNGNGDKQNYIVHDIYIQQIVNVLKTAGAEAISINGQRIIATSEIICMGPTVSVNKVDLVPPYIIKAIGNADVMLSSLNLDIFPYLESLKEQYGLDFSYQKNENIQIPKYSANA; encoded by the coding sequence ATGGAGAAAATGCGCGTGCGAATTAAAAAATCGCTATTGATAAGTTTTGTAGTCGCATTTTTGCTATTGTACTCATCATATAAGCCTTCTGCTCGAGCAATAGACGAAAGCGACGATCAAAACGTGATTAGTGCCATTGTACAATTAGAGCAGTCCATTCAATTATTAGAAGATGAAATAAATGACTTAAAAGCACAGATTGAAAAGTATAAACAAAATGCTAATGTAAATTCTCTTCTCATCTCTGAAAAAGAAAAGGCAGAAATTCTCGCTGGTATCACCGATGTCCAGGGGCCAGGCATTATAATAAGCCTTAATGATAGCAAAGCATACAATGGTAACGGTGATAAGCAAAATTATATCGTACACGATATATACATCCAGCAGATCGTCAATGTATTAAAGACAGCTGGTGCTGAAGCTATATCTATAAATGGTCAGAGGATTATCGCTACATCAGAGATAATATGTATGGGGCCTACGGTTTCAGTGAATAAAGTGGACCTGGTACCACCTTATATCATCAAAGCCATCGGAAACGCCGACGTCATGTTATCATCTTTAAATCTTGATATATTCCCATATCTGGAAAGTCTTAAGGAACAATATGGATTGGACTTTAGCTATCAAAAAAATGAAAATATCCAGATACCCAAATACTCGGCGAATGCCTGA
- a CDS encoding 2-phosphosulfolactate phosphatase → MRIDTYETLDSASPRDFADKITIVIDTLRATSTIVTAINNGCKEIIPVSEVEEALSLAQNLDRDTYLLGGERNGVLIEGFDLSNSPLEYTSDVVKGKTIILTTTNGTKAIKKASSAKEIIICSMLNVKAVADYLNEVKMDAVILCAGTEGKGTRKFSLEDVITVGAVISRIDGADIDDLSYASLLLYRENRHDLHNLMQNCFHYKYLISIGYKDDVDFCLQEDIFDILPKYYNGTIKG, encoded by the coding sequence ATGAGAATTGATACATATGAAACTCTGGATAGCGCCAGCCCCAGAGATTTTGCGGATAAAATCACCATCGTAATAGATACTTTGAGGGCCACAAGCACTATTGTCACAGCCATTAACAACGGCTGTAAAGAGATAATCCCGGTATCTGAAGTAGAGGAGGCTCTGTCCCTGGCTCAAAATCTGGACAGAGATACGTATTTATTGGGCGGTGAGAGAAATGGAGTCCTCATTGAAGGCTTTGACCTCTCAAATTCACCGCTTGAATACACATCTGATGTGGTAAAGGGCAAAACCATAATCCTTACCACTACTAATGGAACAAAAGCTATAAAAAAGGCATCATCGGCTAAAGAAATCATCATCTGCAGCATGTTAAATGTAAAAGCTGTAGCTGATTACTTAAATGAGGTTAAAATGGATGCTGTTATACTGTGTGCGGGCACGGAGGGAAAAGGGACTCGCAAATTTTCTCTTGAAGATGTGATAACAGTAGGTGCTGTCATCTCTAGAATAGATGGTGCGGACATAGACGATCTCTCATATGCCAGCTTATTATTGTACAGAGAAAACAGGCATGATCTGCACAATCTTATGCAAAATTGTTTTCATTATAAATACCTCATCAGCATAGGTTATAAAGATGACGTGGATTTTTGCCTGCAGGAAGATATATTTGATATATTGCCAAAATACTATAATGGAACAATAAAAGGCTAA